A region from the Cryptosporangium arvum DSM 44712 genome encodes:
- a CDS encoding NADH-quinone oxidoreductase subunit G — MTVAPEQVDTVTLTIDGLSVTVPKGTLIIRAAEELGIQIPRFCDHPLLEPVGACRQCIVEVDGQRKPVASCTATVTPDMVVKTQLTSPVAEKAQRGTLELLLINHPLDCPVCDKGGECPLQNQAMSNGAAESRFRDVKRTYPKPLAISSQVLLDRERCVLCARCTRFSKQVAGDPFIELLERSALEQVGIASDEPFQSYFSGNTVQICPVGALTGAAYRFRARPFDLVSTPSVCEHCASGCSLRTDWRRGKVLRRLAGEDPEVNEEWNCDKGRWAFVYATGKKRLTQPLVRDASGSLEPVSWTEAFEAAARGLEAAKENGGVGVLPGGRLTYEDAYAYSKFARVALGTNDVDFRARPHSDEESLFLGAHVAGQGLTTTYRDLENAPNVLLVALEPEEESSILFLRLRKAWRKRGTKVWSVAPLATRGLDKLGGTLIQATPGAEPKVLDALRGGELPDLTSLSEGLRASGSVILVGERAASIRGAYSAASLLALSTGAKLGWVPRRAGERGAVEAGALPNLLPGGRQVTSAAGRSAVEASWGASLPEAAGRSASEILAAAADGTLGGLVVGGVDPDDLPDPVAARAALAAAPFVVSLELSTSAVTEYADVVFPVAPVAEKAGSFLNWEGRVRPFGLTLQGTGALPDARVLDTLASELGAFLNTATPDAIVAELTALGTAGAGVDVEPPPSPMEPAAPRVSPGDGEAVLATWHHMLDLGTLQDGEEHLAGTAKPAFAHLSPGTAAELGVRPGAHILVSTDRGAIQLPVAVTEMPDRVVWVPTNSVDSQVRPTLGVGAGDLVRITAGVADRKPSGVPGSVPADGGLGDVEARATSDGGDPADGGRPAVDTEGEA; from the coding sequence ATGACCGTTGCACCTGAGCAAGTCGACACCGTCACGCTGACGATCGACGGCCTGAGCGTCACCGTGCCGAAGGGCACGTTGATCATCCGGGCCGCCGAGGAGCTGGGTATCCAGATCCCCCGGTTCTGCGACCACCCGCTGCTCGAGCCGGTCGGCGCCTGCCGCCAGTGCATCGTGGAGGTCGACGGCCAGCGCAAGCCGGTCGCGAGCTGCACGGCCACGGTCACGCCCGACATGGTGGTCAAGACCCAGCTCACCAGCCCGGTCGCGGAGAAGGCGCAGCGGGGCACGCTCGAGCTGCTGCTGATCAACCACCCGCTGGACTGCCCGGTCTGCGACAAGGGCGGCGAGTGCCCGCTGCAGAACCAGGCGATGAGCAACGGCGCCGCCGAGTCGCGGTTCCGTGACGTCAAGCGCACCTACCCGAAGCCGCTGGCGATCTCGTCGCAGGTGCTGCTCGACCGCGAGCGCTGCGTGCTCTGCGCCCGCTGCACGCGCTTCTCCAAGCAGGTCGCCGGTGACCCGTTCATCGAGCTGCTCGAGCGGTCCGCGCTGGAGCAGGTCGGCATCGCGTCCGACGAACCGTTCCAGTCCTACTTCTCCGGCAACACGGTCCAGATCTGCCCGGTCGGCGCGCTCACCGGCGCCGCCTACCGGTTCCGGGCCCGCCCGTTCGACCTGGTCAGCACGCCGAGCGTCTGCGAGCACTGTGCGAGCGGCTGTTCGCTGCGCACCGACTGGCGTCGCGGCAAGGTGCTGCGCCGGCTGGCCGGCGAGGACCCCGAGGTCAACGAGGAGTGGAACTGCGACAAGGGCCGCTGGGCGTTCGTCTACGCGACCGGCAAGAAGCGGCTCACCCAGCCGCTGGTGCGTGACGCGTCGGGTTCGCTGGAGCCCGTCTCCTGGACCGAGGCGTTCGAGGCCGCGGCCCGCGGCCTCGAGGCCGCGAAGGAGAACGGCGGCGTCGGCGTGCTGCCCGGTGGCCGCCTGACCTACGAGGACGCCTACGCGTACTCGAAGTTCGCGCGGGTCGCCCTCGGCACCAACGACGTGGACTTCCGGGCCCGCCCGCACTCCGACGAGGAGTCGCTGTTCCTCGGCGCGCACGTGGCCGGGCAGGGCCTCACCACCACGTACCGCGACCTCGAGAACGCGCCGAACGTGCTGCTGGTGGCCCTGGAGCCGGAGGAGGAGTCGTCGATTCTCTTCCTCCGCCTGCGCAAGGCCTGGCGCAAGCGCGGCACGAAGGTCTGGTCGGTGGCCCCGCTGGCCACCCGCGGGCTCGACAAGCTCGGCGGCACGCTGATCCAGGCCACCCCCGGCGCCGAGCCCAAGGTGCTGGACGCGCTGCGCGGCGGCGAACTGCCCGACCTCACGTCGCTCTCCGAGGGCCTGCGGGCGTCGGGATCGGTGATCCTGGTCGGTGAGCGCGCGGCGAGCATCCGTGGCGCGTACTCGGCGGCGTCGCTGCTGGCGCTCTCGACCGGCGCGAAGCTCGGCTGGGTGCCCCGGCGCGCCGGTGAGCGCGGTGCGGTCGAGGCCGGTGCGCTGCCGAACCTGCTGCCCGGTGGTCGTCAGGTCACGTCGGCGGCGGGCCGGTCGGCCGTGGAGGCGTCCTGGGGCGCGTCGCTGCCCGAGGCGGCGGGGCGCTCGGCGTCCGAGATCCTCGCGGCAGCGGCCGACGGCACGCTCGGTGGCCTGGTGGTCGGCGGTGTCGACCCCGACGACCTGCCCGACCCGGTGGCGGCGCGCGCCGCGCTGGCGGCGGCGCCGTTCGTGGTCAGCCTGGAGCTGAGCACCTCGGCCGTCACCGAGTACGCGGACGTCGTGTTCCCGGTCGCACCGGTGGCCGAGAAGGCCGGCAGCTTCCTCAACTGGGAGGGCCGGGTCCGGCCGTTCGGGCTGACGCTCCAGGGCACCGGCGCTCTTCCGGACGCCCGGGTGCTCGACACGCTCGCCTCGGAGCTGGGCGCGTTCCTGAACACCGCCACTCCGGACGCGATCGTGGCCGAGCTCACCGCGCTCGGAACCGCGGGCGCGGGTGTCGACGTGGAGCCGCCGCCGTCCCCGATGGAGCCGGCCGCGCCGCGGGTGAGCCCCGGCGACGGCGAGGCCGTGCTGGCCACCTGGCACCACATGCTCGACCTGGGCACGCTGCAGGACGGCGAGGAGCACCTCGCCGGCACCGCGAAGCCCGCGTTCGCGCACCTCTCGCCGGGTACGGCCGCCGAGCTCGGCGTCCGGCCCGGTGCGCACATCCTGGTCTCGACCGACCGGGGAGCGATCCAGCTGCCGGTGGCGGTCACCGAGATGCCCGACCGTGTGGTCTGGGTGCCGACGAACTCGGTCGACTCCCAGGTGCGCCCGACGCTCGGCGTCGGCGCCGGGGATCTCGTGCGGATCACCGCCGGTGTGGCGGACCGCAAACCGTCGGGGGTCCCTGGAAGTGTTCCGGCCGACGGTGGCCTCGGCGACGTCGAGGCCCGCGCCACCAGCGACGGCGGTGACCCGGCCGACGGTGGCCGGCCGGCGGTCGACACCGAGGGGGAGGCCTGA
- a CDS encoding NADH-quinone oxidoreductase subunit J: MSVALDVLAAAAPGDPPTGEKVAFWVLAPVALGGALGMVLARNAIHSALFLVCTMFSLGVFYVLQAAPFIGVVQVIVYTGAIMILFLFVLMLVGRDSSDSIVETLRGQRLAAVLLGIGLAALVTTGLYRALGEVSAVGLARTNEAGGGNVDSLAAVLFTRYVFAFEATSALLITAAVGAMILAHVERDKGGVPTQRERSIARFRKGNHPAPKPGPGVYALSDSVATPGLLPDGTPAEGSVAASVERRELDSGLTTPKG, translated from the coding sequence GTGAGCGTCGCTCTCGATGTGCTGGCCGCCGCCGCACCCGGCGACCCGCCGACCGGCGAGAAGGTCGCGTTCTGGGTGCTCGCCCCGGTCGCCCTGGGCGGTGCGCTCGGGATGGTGCTGGCCCGCAACGCGATCCACTCGGCGCTGTTCCTGGTGTGCACGATGTTCAGCCTCGGCGTGTTCTACGTGCTGCAGGCCGCTCCGTTCATCGGCGTCGTGCAGGTCATCGTCTACACCGGCGCGATCATGATCCTGTTCCTGTTCGTGCTGATGCTCGTCGGCCGCGACTCGTCGGACTCGATCGTCGAGACGCTACGCGGGCAGCGCCTCGCCGCGGTGCTGCTCGGCATCGGGCTGGCGGCGCTGGTCACGACCGGCCTCTACCGGGCGCTCGGCGAGGTGTCGGCGGTCGGCCTGGCCCGCACCAACGAGGCCGGCGGCGGCAACGTCGATTCGCTCGCGGCGGTGCTGTTCACCCGGTACGTGTTCGCGTTCGAGGCCACCAGCGCACTGCTGATCACCGCCGCGGTCGGCGCGATGATCCTGGCGCACGTCGAGCGCGACAAGGGCGGCGTCCCGACGCAGCGCGAGCGGTCGATCGCCCGGTTCCGGAAGGGCAACCACCCGGCCCCCAAGCCCGGTCCCGGCGTCTACGCGCTGTCGGACTCGGTGGCCACCCCGGGCCTGCTCCCCGACGGCACGCCCGCCGAAGGCAGCGTCGCGGCCTCGGTGGAGCGGCGTGAACTCGACAGTGGCCTGACCACCCCGAAGGGCTGA
- the nuoH gene encoding NADH-quinone oxidoreductase subunit NuoH yields the protein MSTGAVLAATEPAAVGNDPWWLIIAKIVAIFGILVLLVLFTIVGERKVIGYMQVRPGPNRVGPWGLLQSLADGIKLAFKEDIIPAAADKVVFVLAPIISAIVAIVAFAVIPLGPNVSIFGHTTALQLTDLPVGVLYILACSSLGVYGIVLAGWASGSTYPLLGGMRSAAQMISYEVAMGLSIVPVLLTAGSLSTSEIIGAQENTWFVFTLLPSFVVYAISAVGETNRAPFDLPEAESELVGGFHTEYSSLKFAMFFLGEYINMVTVSALCATLFLGGWRAPFGLGTIWPGANENWWPVLWFLLKVVASLFVFIWLRGTLPRLRYDQFMHFGWKVLVPISLVWLLLVAAMRTISREYDLPTRTILIGLAVVLLVVVALSLLVPERAKKEVDARDPNPASDFPVPPMDLVVPPSPRLKPQVPAKVGADEQLPTEEKED from the coding sequence ATGAGCACCGGCGCTGTGCTGGCGGCCACGGAACCGGCCGCGGTCGGCAACGACCCGTGGTGGCTGATCATCGCGAAGATCGTCGCGATCTTCGGGATCCTGGTGCTGCTCGTCCTGTTCACGATCGTGGGCGAGCGCAAGGTCATCGGGTACATGCAGGTGCGCCCGGGGCCGAACCGCGTCGGGCCGTGGGGGCTGCTCCAGAGCCTCGCCGACGGCATCAAGCTGGCGTTCAAGGAAGACATCATCCCGGCCGCGGCCGACAAGGTCGTCTTCGTCCTGGCGCCGATCATCTCGGCGATCGTGGCGATCGTCGCGTTCGCGGTGATCCCGCTGGGGCCGAACGTCTCGATCTTCGGTCACACCACCGCGCTGCAGCTCACCGACCTGCCGGTCGGCGTGCTGTACATCCTGGCCTGCTCGTCGCTGGGCGTGTACGGCATCGTGCTGGCCGGCTGGGCGTCCGGCTCCACCTACCCGCTGCTCGGCGGTATGCGGTCGGCGGCGCAGATGATCTCGTACGAGGTCGCGATGGGCCTCTCGATCGTGCCGGTGCTGCTCACCGCGGGGTCGCTCTCCACCAGCGAGATCATCGGGGCGCAGGAGAACACCTGGTTCGTCTTCACGCTGCTGCCGAGCTTCGTCGTCTACGCGATCTCGGCGGTCGGTGAGACCAACCGGGCCCCGTTCGACCTGCCCGAGGCCGAGAGCGAGCTGGTCGGTGGTTTCCACACCGAGTACTCCTCGCTGAAGTTCGCGATGTTCTTCCTCGGCGAGTACATCAACATGGTCACGGTGTCGGCGCTCTGCGCGACGCTGTTCCTGGGTGGCTGGCGCGCGCCGTTCGGCCTCGGCACGATCTGGCCGGGCGCCAACGAGAACTGGTGGCCGGTGCTCTGGTTCCTGCTCAAGGTCGTCGCGAGCCTGTTCGTGTTCATCTGGCTGCGCGGCACGCTGCCTCGTCTCCGCTACGACCAGTTCATGCACTTCGGCTGGAAGGTCCTGGTCCCGATCAGCCTCGTCTGGCTGCTGCTCGTCGCCGCGATGCGCACGATCAGCCGCGAGTACGACCTGCCGACGCGCACCATCCTGATCGGCCTCGCGGTCGTCCTGCTGGTGGTCGTCGCGCTCAGCCTGCTGGTGCCGGAGCGGGCCAAGAAGGAAGTCGACGCCCGGGACCCGAACCCCGCGTCCGACTTCCCGGTGCCGCCGATGGACCTGGTCGTTCCACCGTCACCACGGCTGAAGCCGCAGGTTCCCGCGAAGGTGGGCGCCGACGAACAACTGCCCACCGAAGAGAAGGAGGACTGA
- the nuoK gene encoding NADH-quinone oxidoreductase subunit NuoK: MTPTYYLLLSAALFTIGAVGVLVRRNAIVVFMCIELMLNAANLTLVTFSRINGTLDGQIMAFFVMVVAAAEVVVGLAIIMSIFRTRKSASVDDANLLKY; this comes from the coding sequence GTGACTCCTACCTACTATCTGCTGCTGTCCGCGGCGCTGTTCACGATCGGCGCGGTCGGCGTGCTCGTGCGGCGCAACGCGATCGTCGTGTTCATGTGCATCGAGCTGATGCTCAACGCGGCCAACCTCACGCTGGTCACGTTCTCCCGGATCAACGGCACGCTCGACGGTCAGATCATGGCGTTCTTCGTCATGGTGGTCGCCGCCGCGGAGGTCGTCGTCGGGCTCGCGATCATCATGTCGATCTTCCGCACCCGTAAGTCGGCCTCGGTCGACGACGCGAACCTGCTGAAGTACTGA
- the nuoF gene encoding NADH-quinone oxidoreductase subunit NuoF produces MSERELLTPVLTKRWLSPEAWKISVYERLDGYSGLRKAIKAHPDDLIQLVKDSGLRGRGGAGFPTGLKWGFIPQGDGKPHYLVVNADEGEPGTCKDLPYMMADPHGLIEGIVIASYAIRANFAAIYIRGEAVHAARRLRNAVDEAYARGYLGRNILGSGFDLELVVHSGAGAYICGEETALLDSLEGYRGQPRLKPPFPAVAGLYGGPTVVNNVETIASVPYIVLGGAEWWKTMGSEKSPGPKIFSISGRVNRPGQYECHLGITLRELLELAGGMKEGHRLKFWTPGGSSTPLFTDEHLDVPLDFEGAAAAGSMLGTTAVQVFSDQDDVVYATYRWIAFYAHESCGKCTPCREGNYWMVQVLRRILSGQGTKADLDTLLDTCDNIFGRSFCALGDGATSPVTSSLKYFRDDYLDYIEGRKAPYFSAEQAALAGAH; encoded by the coding sequence ATGAGCGAGCGCGAACTTCTCACCCCGGTCCTCACCAAGCGCTGGCTCTCGCCCGAGGCCTGGAAGATCTCGGTCTACGAGCGGCTCGACGGCTACTCGGGCCTGCGCAAGGCGATCAAGGCCCACCCCGACGACCTGATCCAGCTGGTCAAGGACTCCGGCCTGCGCGGACGCGGCGGCGCCGGCTTCCCGACCGGTCTGAAGTGGGGCTTCATCCCGCAGGGCGACGGCAAGCCGCACTACCTCGTGGTCAACGCCGACGAGGGCGAGCCCGGCACCTGCAAGGACCTGCCGTACATGATGGCCGACCCGCACGGCCTCATCGAGGGCATCGTGATCGCCTCCTACGCGATCCGGGCCAACTTCGCCGCGATCTACATCCGCGGTGAGGCCGTGCACGCCGCGCGCCGCCTGCGCAACGCGGTGGACGAGGCCTACGCCCGGGGCTACCTCGGCCGCAACATCCTCGGCAGCGGCTTCGACCTGGAGCTGGTCGTCCACTCCGGGGCCGGCGCCTACATCTGCGGCGAGGAAACCGCGCTGCTCGACTCGCTCGAGGGCTACCGCGGCCAGCCGCGTCTCAAGCCGCCGTTCCCCGCGGTGGCCGGTCTCTACGGCGGCCCCACGGTCGTGAACAACGTGGAGACGATCGCGAGCGTGCCCTACATCGTGCTCGGCGGCGCCGAGTGGTGGAAGACGATGGGCAGCGAGAAGTCGCCGGGCCCGAAGATCTTCTCGATCTCCGGCCGGGTGAACCGCCCGGGGCAGTACGAGTGCCACCTCGGCATCACGCTGCGCGAGCTGCTGGAGCTGGCCGGTGGCATGAAGGAAGGTCACCGGCTGAAGTTCTGGACGCCGGGTGGCTCCTCCACGCCGCTCTTCACCGACGAGCACCTCGACGTGCCGCTGGACTTCGAGGGCGCGGCGGCCGCCGGGTCGATGCTCGGCACGACGGCCGTGCAGGTGTTCAGCGATCAGGACGACGTGGTCTACGCGACCTACCGGTGGATCGCGTTCTACGCGCACGAGTCGTGCGGCAAGTGCACGCCGTGCCGCGAGGGCAACTACTGGATGGTGCAGGTGCTCCGCCGGATCCTGTCCGGGCAGGGCACCAAAGCCGACCTCGACACGCTGCTCGACACCTGCGACAACATCTTCGGCCGGTCGTTCTGCGCGCTCGGCGACGGCGCGACCAGCCCGGTGACGTCGTCGCTGAAGTACTTCCGGGACGACTACCTCGACTACATCGAGGGCCGCAAAGCGCCGTACTTCTCGGCCGAGCAGGCCGCACTCGCCGGAGCGCACTGA
- the nuoL gene encoding NADH-quinone oxidoreductase subunit L, which translates to MEYAEPTGSLSLLWLLIALPLAGALVLFLLGRRANAWGHLLGCATVGIAFVLGVVQFLELRGLGEEGRQISQHLFTFIDVGGLKVDAGLLYDPLSAVFVLLITGVGFLIHVYSIGYMSHDEGRRRFFAMLNLFVAAMLLLVLGNSFVALYVGWEGVGLASYLLIAFWYTRPEAATAAKKAFIMNRVGDVGLALGIFLLFATLGDTSFEGVFSNVDQLSSTTVTIVALLLLLGACGKSGQFPLQAWLPDAMAGPTPVSALIHAATMVTAGVYLIARSAPIYDLTETGRTVVCVIGALTLLIGCVIGCAKDDIKKVLAYSTVSQIGYMFLAVGLGGEAYALGIIHLLAHGFFKAGLFLGAGSVMHGMNDQVDIRRFGGLAKYMPITTITFGLGWLAIIGIPPLSGFFSKDPIIEHAFDRPGWSGWLFGGAALLGAGLTAFYMTRLFVLTFLGKPRWTTEEEGGKPHPHESPLSMTVPMMVLAVGSVAGGFLLTQGDRTSHWLEPVLVRGAEAPEAAHKLEPIVITALVIVFSLVGAGLAYLLFRGGTAKAEQPANQLVVAARRNLYADAFNEAVFMRPGQWLTRALVYVDSRGVDGLVNGLSAAVGGGSGRLRRLQTGFVRSYALTMLGGAVVVLASLLVVRLG; encoded by the coding sequence GTGGAGTATGCAGAGCCGACGGGGTCTCTTTCCCTGCTCTGGTTGCTGATCGCGCTGCCGCTGGCCGGAGCGCTCGTGCTGTTCCTGCTCGGGCGCCGCGCGAATGCCTGGGGGCACCTGCTCGGGTGCGCGACGGTCGGTATCGCGTTCGTGCTGGGTGTCGTCCAGTTCCTCGAATTGCGCGGCCTGGGTGAGGAGGGCCGGCAGATCTCCCAGCACCTGTTCACGTTCATCGACGTGGGCGGGCTGAAGGTCGACGCCGGGCTGCTCTACGACCCGCTGTCAGCGGTCTTCGTGCTGCTGATCACCGGCGTCGGTTTCCTCATCCACGTGTACTCGATCGGGTACATGTCGCACGACGAGGGCCGGCGGCGCTTCTTCGCGATGCTGAACCTGTTCGTGGCCGCGATGCTGCTGCTGGTCCTCGGCAACAGCTTCGTCGCGCTCTACGTCGGCTGGGAGGGCGTCGGTCTGGCGTCGTACCTGCTGATCGCGTTCTGGTACACGCGCCCGGAGGCCGCCACCGCGGCGAAGAAGGCGTTCATCATGAACCGGGTCGGCGACGTCGGCCTGGCGCTGGGCATCTTCCTGCTGTTCGCGACGCTCGGCGACACGTCGTTCGAGGGTGTGTTCAGCAACGTCGACCAGCTCTCGTCGACGACGGTCACGATCGTCGCGCTGCTCCTGCTGTTGGGCGCCTGCGGTAAGTCCGGCCAGTTCCCGCTGCAGGCCTGGCTCCCCGACGCGATGGCCGGCCCCACGCCGGTCTCCGCGCTCATCCACGCGGCGACGATGGTCACCGCCGGCGTCTACCTGATCGCCCGCTCCGCGCCGATCTACGACCTGACCGAGACCGGCCGCACCGTGGTGTGCGTCATCGGCGCGCTGACGCTGCTGATCGGGTGCGTCATCGGTTGCGCCAAGGACGACATCAAGAAGGTGCTGGCGTACTCCACGGTCAGCCAGATCGGCTACATGTTCCTGGCCGTCGGGCTCGGTGGCGAGGCGTACGCGCTCGGCATCATCCACCTGCTCGCCCACGGGTTCTTCAAGGCGGGGCTGTTCCTCGGCGCCGGTTCGGTCATGCACGGCATGAACGACCAGGTCGACATCCGGCGGTTCGGTGGGCTCGCGAAGTACATGCCGATCACCACGATCACGTTCGGGCTCGGCTGGCTGGCGATCATCGGCATCCCGCCGCTGTCCGGCTTCTTCTCCAAGGACCCGATCATCGAGCACGCCTTCGACCGGCCCGGCTGGTCCGGCTGGCTGTTCGGCGGCGCGGCCCTGCTCGGTGCCGGCCTCACCGCGTTCTACATGACGCGGTTGTTCGTGCTGACGTTCCTGGGCAAGCCGCGGTGGACCACCGAGGAAGAGGGTGGCAAGCCCCACCCGCACGAGTCGCCGCTCTCGATGACCGTGCCGATGATGGTGCTGGCGGTCGGATCGGTGGCCGGTGGTTTCCTGCTCACCCAGGGAGACCGCACGTCGCACTGGCTCGAGCCGGTGCTGGTGCGGGGGGCGGAGGCGCCCGAGGCCGCGCACAAGCTGGAGCCGATCGTGATCACCGCGCTGGTGATCGTGTTCTCGCTCGTCGGCGCAGGGCTTGCCTACCTGCTCTTCCGCGGCGGCACGGCCAAGGCCGAGCAGCCGGCCAACCAGCTCGTGGTCGCGGCCCGGCGCAACCTGTACGCGGACGCGTTCAACGAGGCCGTCTTCATGCGGCCCGGCCAGTGGCTCACCCGGGCGCTGGTGTACGTCGACAGCCGAGGGGTGGACGGCTTGGTCAACGGCCTGTCCGCCGCGGTGGGTGGTGGCTCCGGCCGCCTCCGCCGCCTGCAGACCGGGTTCGTCCGGTCGTATGCCCTGACGATGCTCGGAGGTGCGGTCGTGGTGCTGGCGTCGCTGCTGGTGGTGCGGCTCGGATGA
- the nuoI gene encoding NADH-quinone oxidoreductase subunit NuoI, protein MLDSVKGFGLTFSTMFKKRVTIKYPDVPHPAAPRYHGRHVLNRHPDGLEKCVGCELCAWACPADAIYVEGGDNTEDERYSPGERYGAVYQINYARCIFCGLCIEACPTRSLTMSNTYELASDSRADLIYTKEQLLAPLLPGMELPPHAMRLGENETDYYVQGPTNPGASAGAERPERDTKEVIR, encoded by the coding sequence GTGCTCGACTCGGTCAAGGGCTTCGGGCTCACCTTCTCGACCATGTTCAAGAAGCGGGTGACGATCAAGTACCCGGACGTGCCGCACCCCGCGGCGCCCCGGTACCACGGTCGGCACGTGCTCAACCGGCACCCCGACGGGCTGGAGAAGTGCGTCGGCTGCGAGCTGTGCGCCTGGGCCTGCCCGGCCGACGCGATCTACGTCGAGGGCGGCGACAACACCGAGGACGAGCGCTACTCGCCCGGTGAGCGCTACGGCGCGGTCTACCAGATCAACTACGCGCGCTGCATCTTCTGCGGGCTCTGCATCGAGGCCTGTCCGACCCGGTCGCTGACCATGTCGAACACCTACGAGCTGGCCAGCGACAGCCGCGCCGACCTGATCTACACCAAGGAGCAGCTGCTCGCGCCGCTGCTGCCCGGTATGGAGCTGCCGCCGCACGCGATGCGGCTCGGCGAGAACGAGACCGACTACTACGTGCAGGGTCCCACCAACCCGGGTGCCTCGGCCGGTGCCGAGCGTCCGGAGCGGGACACCAAGGAGGTCATCCGGTGA